TTTGCAGTTACAATATTTAAACAGAATAATACATCAATGGTATATCCAAGCTGAGCCTCCAGATTATGTATCATCAGAACAAAATCATCAATATACCGCTGTCCCTCCGGCAGAGAATCTTGTACGAGGCACTTAATTAACCAATCATTTACTGCTTCCTCATAATTAGATCCGGCACCACAATCTTCATCGTCGCAATTAAATAAATTAAAAAAATACTCTTCAATTTCATCAATATTATATCCATATCCCGGACCAGCCGTAAGATGCGTAAATTTTGCCTGACCTCCACCGGGAAACCTGATCACATTTGGCTTTAAAGCAGCCAACCAATTCATGCAGGTATCTGACGAAGGTGGACACTCTTCAAAAATATCAACAGTGGAAAACCCTTGGAATTTGCCCTGAAAAGGTACCTGACTATTTAAAAATACTTTAACCGATTGTCCATGTGCTGCGAGTAAAAAACTAAATGCAATAAAAAACGCAAAGACTTTTATTTTCATAAGTGGGACTTTTATTAAAAATAACTCGAGCCAAATATAATGTTTTTGGGAAATATTGGAAAGTCCTGAAATATGCAATAGTTGAAGCAGGCAATTGGAGTTAATAATAATAAACTATCTAGAAGTTTTATTTTGCAGTGTCTTGAATAGGATTTGAAAACCACTTTCAAAAATCCAAATTTTACAATGTATCGTTAAGATATTTCCAAGTTAGGATTTAAATTTGTGCTATGTCTAAAATTACACATATCACTTCCATCATCCTCCTTTTGGCTTCCTGTACTATACAGTCACAGAATTCTATTAAGGAATATGTGAAAGAGAATACTGTTGAAATAGATCGCATCAATCCTTACACCGGCGACTTCACAGATCTTGAATCTTTCGGCAATGCAATTGGAGATGCCAAGATCGTTATGCTGGGCGAACAAGACCACGGCGATGCGGCAGCATTTCTTGCAAAAACCTGGCTCATAAAATATTTGCACGAAGTAAAGGGCTTTAATGTACTGGCTTTTGAAAGCGATTTTTTTGCCTTAAATGAGGGATGGGAAAATTTGGATAAAAATTCCAACGACATTGATTCGTTTATAAGGGGTAATATCTTTCCTTTATGGACGGCATGCGATGGCTGCCAGGAATTGTTTTTTAATTACATTCCGGCCACCTTTTCTACCGAAAACCCATTACAACTTTCAGGTTTCGACAACCAACTTTTTATGAACCATTCCTATTATTTACTCCGTGAAAAATTAGATAGCGTGATGCGCCATTATAAATTACCCATTGTACAAGATGAAAAGTATAATTCAGAAATTTTGCCATTAATTGATTCCACTACAGCTTGGCCTAATCACTATGCAGATTCCAATTTGTATTCCAAGTGCGATTTTTATTTCCGTCAAATAAGAACAGAGATGTTAACCACATTAAAAATGGATGATTTTTGGGTATTAATTATGGATAATTTATTGGCCGCCAATCAGGAATTCAAAGATATAGACATAGGTGATAAAAACTATGAAATTAGAGATTTACAAATGGCAAAAAATATTACCTGGCTTAACAATGTAAAATATCCCAATGAAAAAATTATTATTTGGGCACATAATTATCATATTTCAAAACAATACATGGATGAAACGGAAAAGTATTACGGGGAAACTTCCATGGGAGGATTTATGTCATTAGATACAGCATTAATAGCACAAACCTATGTGCTCGGATTTACTTCTTATAATGGAACAACAGGAAGAGTACCTGACAACCGTATTTATTACACCGAAAACAAAAAGCGTAGCTTTGAAGGCTGGGTGGATGAAACCTATAATTATGGATTTATTGACTTTAAAAATTTCAAGGGTGACCACAATAAGAAATTCGTAATGAAAGGGGAATTACATGAACACTCCAAAGAAGCATGGATGACAAAATATGATGGGTATTTTTATATGAAAACAATGTTTCCTTGTATAGATCTAAGGTAGTATTGTCAATACTCTTATCGAAATATCAGTGCATTAATTGATGCTTTAACTAATGGAACTTTTCCCTTGTTTGCATTAATTTGGGTCACATTCATTTTCTAGGTAGTAACATTCTATTCCAAATGAATAATAAGTGCTGTAATAGTTTAAATATTTATTTAAAGATCAAAATCCAACTCCCGTTGATCAATTACGGTTACATCAAATTTGCTACCTTTTTCTTGACAAAAAGGTAGCGCCAAAAGTCAAGGGCTCCACCATGCGGCTTGAATGTCCCTAATGCTTGCCACCCGGACCGAAAAAGGCGCCACAACAAAACTGGAATTATCAGCTTCGTGTGAAATTAAATCTAAACTCAAATTAATATTTTTCATAATGGTGGCGCTTATTTTCGCTCAAATTCCACTACCATTGGTGCTTTTATTTTGATGTGGCGGCGCATAAGGGACATTAAAGCCACATGCTGATGCCCGCAATCATCTCCGTAAACTTTTATGGAGGATCAAAAATCTCGTATTGTAGATGGAATCTTAAATTATAACTTAAAACAAAACAAGTTAATTAGAAAGTATTTGTTTTATAAAAGTTCCCAACTCCACAACTTTTACCACTGACCCCAAAAAGTACAAAACTTGTAATCATACCATTCAAGATGGTAACAAAAATATAAATTGAATAATTTATTTGTGAAGATTTCTGACTTTTGCCAAAGCCCAATGTAATTGTTCTTCCATAGACAAGTCAGAGTTATCCAACTCAATAGCATCCTCCGCTTTTTTTAGGGGACTATCACTACGTGTTGTTTCTTCGCGATCGCGTTTTATTAAATTATTTCTGATATCATCCTCACTCACCATAATCCCATTCGACTGCAATTCCAATAATCGCCGCTGAACGCGAACTTCCATTTTTGCAGTCACAAATATTTTTAATTCAGCATTGGGAAACACAACGGTGCCAATATCTCTTCCATCCATCACAATTCCCTTTTGTTTACCGATCTCCTGTTGTTGTTTAACCAAAAATTTTCTGATGGAAGAAACTGCAGCAACCTCACTCACTTTATTCGAAACAGCAATTCCACGAATTTCCTCTTCTACATTTTTACCGTTCAAAACAGTAAAAAATTTATCGTCAGCAACATCATACTGAAAATCAATCTGTATTTTTTCCAAAACAGGTCCCAATTGAATTTCATTATTCCAATCAATATCATTTTCCAACAAATACAAAGTAACTGCCCTATACATCGCTCCCGTATCTAAAAATAAATATAGCAGTTCCTCCGCAAGTTGTTTCGCCAAAGTACTTTTTCCACAACCAGCATAACCGTCTATTGCGATAATTATTTTCATTTTGTTCTGGGTTCTGAGTTCTGGGTTCACTACGGAGGAAAATTACTCGGTCGTGGATGGTTAGATGTTCTTTATTCCTTGTTCTTTATTCTTTATTAATTTTTTGGCTGTTCCATTATTAATTGCCAATTCTCAATTTTTTCGGCTGTTCATTGGTACATTGGTACATTTTTTGGCTGTTCATTGGCACATCAATTGAGGCTGTTTCATTCTCAATTCTCAACTCTCCATTCTCAATTATTTTTCGGCTGTTTCATTGTCAATTGTCAATTTTTAAACACCTCATTCAAATTCGCCGCGATCGTAATATGATTTGTTCCTCCTGCCTGCGAATAAAATTCATGTCCGTAGTCGATGGAATATTTATTTATTTTTAATCCAAATCCGAGTGAAAATCCGGTGAGTCCTCTTCGGGTGTCGATGGACATTTCTTTTCTGGTCATGTGATCATATCCTCCGCGGAGCATAAAATTTTTTCCGAAATAAAATTCACCTCCAATATTTAAATGTTGTGCAATTTTATCAACGGTGTATTTTTTTTCTGTAACTGTGGAATCAGTTCCAAATATATTTACATCAGAAACAACATTCGGATCATCATATCTAATATCAATTGATTGAAGATCGTGCAGGGTAAAACTGATGCGAAGCGGTAAATGTTTTAATCTTTTAGAAAGGGCGAAATCAATTTCGAAGGGTAGATCTTCATAATTATTTTCCGTGAAAGGTTTAAACTGAGTTCCGGCATTGCGCATTACTAAAGCTGCGGTAAATAACCTTGCGGTGTCCACATACACAGCTCCGAAATCAGCAGCCATTCCAAAAGAATTATAAGATTCCAGCTGCGAATACAACATTTTAACACTAACACCATATCGCAACTTATTTACACCATAGGATGCTCCCCACTGCGCTGCATATTCTCCCCCACTAAAGGTTCCCAATTGATCTCCGTTTGCTTCGGTGAGTTTAAATGTTCCATAGGCGCGGTAAAGTAATCCTCCACCCATGGTAATATTTTTATTTTCCAGCGTTTTGGCATATCCGACTGTGCCCTGATTAATAACTCCGGGAGTGAGTGCATGACTCAAACTCAATCTTTTATCCATCAAAGGATTCAACAAGGCCGGGTTCTGAAAAACAAAGGCTACATCATAATCAAAAGTGCTGATATTCAAGCCAGAAAGCCCGCTTATCCTCGCAGAGGGCGACATTCCTAAATAAGAATAGGTATAACTGCCGCCAAACTGCGCGCGCAGAGAAAAGAAACAAAACGTAAAAAGAAAAACTAAAACTATCCGCATTTTCAACCGGTTATTGCCCTAAACGTAAAATTGTGTGAAAAATTTTGTTCGACAAAGATAGTGAATGAGGTGGTGAGTGGGGAGTGGTGAAGAGTGAGTTTGGGTGAGTAGGGTGGGAATTGGTGAGTGGGTGGGTGAAGTAGGTATGATGCGTTAGTGAGACCCTCGCGAAGAGCGAGAGCCTCACTCGCTCCGAAACTTAATATTTTTTTATCCTTTTTAAATCCGCCAAATCAGCGTCATCCGTGCCTGTCCGACCACTGGCGGGTTCCTCTTTTTTTACACCCTATGTTATCTTCAACCTTTATTTTTCCCCTTAGCTGCTTTTTCGAGCGCAATTTCAATCACCTCCATCATTGTTGAAACATAATGAAACTTTACGCCTTTAATATATTCGGGATTTATTTCGAGAACGTCTTTTTTATTTGTTTTGCACATGATGATCTCTTTTATTCCCATGCGTTTTGCGGCTAAAACTTTTTCTTTTATTCCACCAACAGGCAATACTTTTCCGCGCAAGGTAATTTCACCGGTCATGGCAAAATATTGTTTTACTCTTCTTCCGGTAAATGCGGAAACTAATGAAGTTAACATTGTAATACCTGCACTCGGACCATCTTTTGGAATTGCACCCTCCGGAACGTGCACGTGAATATTTGTTGTTTCAAATACTTCCGGTTTGATACCAAGCGGTTCTGCATGCGAACGAATATAACTCAATGCCGTGGATGCACTTTCTTTCATTACATCACCGAGATTTCCTGTGAGTTGTAAGGTGCCTTTTCCGGTACTTAACGAACTTTCAATATATAAAACATCACCACCAACGGAGGTCCATGCAAGTCCGATAACTACACCCGGAGGATTTATTTCAAATATAGAATCCTTATCAAATTTCGTAGGACCTAATATTTTTTCAATGTCGGCAGGTTTAATTGCTTTATTATATTTTTCTTTGGTAACCACCGATTTTGCAATTCGGCGCATAATGGATGCAATTTGTCTGTCAAGATCTCGCACACCACTTTCACGTGTATAATCCTGAATTATTTTTTGTAACGCAGCATCATTTAATGTAACATCTTTTTGTTTTAATCCGTGTTCTTTGCGTTGCTTCGGAACAAGATGCCTGTTTGCAATTTGCACTTTTTCTTCACCGGAATATCCACTCACATAAATAATTTCCATCCTGTCGCGCAAGGCGGGTTGAATGGTATTTAAATTATTTGCGGTTGCAATAAATAATACTTTAGAAAGATCGTATTCAAGCTCCAAATAATTATCGTAAAAAGTACTGTTTTGTTCCGGATCCAAAACTTCCAATAATGCACTGGATGGATCTCCTCGGAAATCTGTTCCAACTTTATCAATTTCATCTAAAATAAAAACGGGATTGGAAGATTTAACTCTTTTAATTGATTGCACTACTCTACCCGGCATGGCACCAATATAGGTTTTTCTATGTCCGCGAATTTCACTTTCATCGTGCAAACCGCCCAAACTCATGCGCACGTATTTTCTCCCTAAAGCCTTTGCCAGCGATTGTCCCAAGGATGTTTTACCAACACCGGGAGGGCCTACCAAACATAATATCGGCGATTTCATATCACCTTTTAATTTTAAAACGGCAAGATATTCCAATAATCTTTCCTTCACTTTTTCCAAACCAAAATGATCTTCATCCATTGTTGTTTTGGCATTTTTAAGATCGAAATTATCAACAGTAAATTCGTTCCACGGAAGTTCCAAAAGCATTTCGATATAATTGGTAATTACACCGTATTCGGCAGCATTCGGATTTAACCGTTGTAACTTTTCAATTTCCTTATTAAAAACATCCTGAACGTTCTTATTCCATTTTTTTTCTGTGGCTCTTAATTTATATCTTTTTACTTCCTCCTCCTGCGCATTTCCTCCCAACTCTTCCTGAATTGTTCGCATTTGCTGATTGAGAAAATAATCGCGTTGCTGTTTATCCAGATCGGTGCGTACTTTATTCTGAATTTTATTTTTTAATTCGAGCATTTGCAATTCATTATTCAAATGATCGAGAATTAATTGAGCGCGTGTATGCAGATCGTCGGTCTCCAATAATTTTTGTTTATCCGCAACATCAATTTGTAAGTTGGAAGAAACAAAATGAATGAGAAAAACCGGAGAATTAATATTTTTTAAAACAACTGTTGCTTCCTGCGGAATATTCGGAGATATTTTGATAATATTAGATGCAAGATCTTTAATGGTGGAAACTAACGCAGTAAATTCCTTTTTATCGTTGTGGATCTTATCTTCCAGTAAAGTAATTTTTGCCTGTAAAAAAGGTTCTTCGGTAGTGTATTCATTCACAACAAACCTTTTTTTACCCTGAATGATAACTGTAGTGCTACCATCGGGCATTTTTAATTGTTTGATAACACGTGCAATGGTTCCGGTTCTATGAATTTGGGAAATATCAGGATCTTCGATACTTCCATCCATTTGTGACAAAACGCCTATCAATTTGTTGCCCTTAAAGGCATTTTGAAGGGCTTTTATGGATTTTTCTCTTCCTACAGTGATTGGTAAAACAACTCCCGGAAACAAAACAGTGTTTCGCAAAGGCATAATGGCGATGGTTTCAGGGTAGTCTATCTTAACCTGATCATCATCCTCTTCCAACGATAAAATGGGCATAAACTCCACATCATCATCCATCATAGGGGCAAACAAATTATCATCAAATCCGAATTCTTTCATATTCCAAACCCTTTTTCTAATGCCCAATGGTAATTCACAGGCAAGATGACCCTCTTCCAATAGTCATGCCTTACAAATATACGGGGTTCCAGAACTCGAAAAACATGACAAAAAACGAAATTATACTGACATTTTGATAGATTTGCATAAATTATGGTAGAAGCCCTTCTCTATAAAAAACTCTTTATTTATCTGCTTCCATTCAACTTTTTGGTTGGGGAATACAATCTGGGATTGCAATACCGATTCAGTGAGGAGTGGGCTTTTGATATCAACGCAGGATATATTAACGATATTGAAGGTTCGTATACTGCCGATACCTATGAGAATCTTCTGAACTCAGGTATTTTTTACTACTACGGTCCTTTTGCTAAATTTTCGATGTTGTCCGTAATTCCCAGAGGGCCGAATCCACTTAAAACTGACTACAATCAAATGGAAGTTGCCTATAAATTTTTAAGTTTTGATGAACTTGATTTTGAGGATGAAAGTGAACAAGGCAAACTATTTAACATTACAGAATCCATGCATGCCATCAGTCTTTCCTGGAAGGCAGGTTACAATATTATTCCCAGAGACATTTTTGAGATCAATGGATTTTTGGGATTCGGATTACAGGTGCGATTTAAGGATACCCTCGTAAATAGTTATGGATATAATTATCATTCCGATCAGTTTAATTTGTACGACAGAACCACATCCACACAGGTAGTTCCACTTTTTCATTTGGGATTAAAAATTGGTTTCAAAGTGGTGGAAAATGCGCCTGACTAATATTAATTCCTTATCATTGCTTTCGAA
The genomic region above belongs to Bacteroidota bacterium and contains:
- a CDS encoding erythromycin esterase family protein; the encoded protein is MSKITHITSIILLLASCTIQSQNSIKEYVKENTVEIDRINPYTGDFTDLESFGNAIGDAKIVMLGEQDHGDAAAFLAKTWLIKYLHEVKGFNVLAFESDFFALNEGWENLDKNSNDIDSFIRGNIFPLWTACDGCQELFFNYIPATFSTENPLQLSGFDNQLFMNHSYYLLREKLDSVMRHYKLPIVQDEKYNSEILPLIDSTTAWPNHYADSNLYSKCDFYFRQIRTEMLTTLKMDDFWVLIMDNLLAANQEFKDIDIGDKNYEIRDLQMAKNITWLNNVKYPNEKIIIWAHNYHISKQYMDETEKYYGETSMGGFMSLDTALIAQTYVLGFTSYNGTTGRVPDNRIYYTENKKRSFEGWVDETYNYGFIDFKNFKGDHNKKFVMKGELHEHSKEAWMTKYDGYFYMKTMFPCIDLR
- a CDS encoding (d)CMP kinase, yielding MKIIIAIDGYAGCGKSTLAKQLAEELLYLFLDTGAMYRAVTLYLLENDIDWNNEIQLGPVLEKIQIDFQYDVADDKFFTVLNGKNVEEEIRGIAVSNKVSEVAAVSSIRKFLVKQQQEIGKQKGIVMDGRDIGTVVFPNAELKIFVTAKMEVRVQRRLLELQSNGIMVSEDDIRNNLIKRDREETTRSDSPLKKAEDAIELDNSDLSMEEQLHWALAKVRNLHK
- the porQ gene encoding type IX secretion system protein PorQ, encoding MRIVLVFLFTFCFFSLRAQFGGSYTYSYLGMSPSARISGLSGLNISTFDYDVAFVFQNPALLNPLMDKRLSLSHALTPGVINQGTVGYAKTLENKNITMGGGLLYRAYGTFKLTEANGDQLGTFSGGEYAAQWGASYGVNKLRYGVSVKMLYSQLESYNSFGMAADFGAVYVDTARLFTAALVMRNAGTQFKPFTENNYEDLPFEIDFALSKRLKHLPLRISFTLHDLQSIDIRYDDPNVVSDVNIFGTDSTVTEKKYTVDKIAQHLNIGGEFYFGKNFMLRGGYDHMTRKEMSIDTRRGLTGFSLGFGLKINKYSIDYGHEFYSQAGGTNHITIAANLNEVFKN
- the lon gene encoding endopeptidase La, producing MKEFGFDDNLFAPMMDDDVEFMPILSLEEDDDQVKIDYPETIAIMPLRNTVLFPGVVLPITVGREKSIKALQNAFKGNKLIGVLSQMDGSIEDPDISQIHRTGTIARVIKQLKMPDGSTTVIIQGKKRFVVNEYTTEEPFLQAKITLLEDKIHNDKKEFTALVSTIKDLASNIIKISPNIPQEATVVLKNINSPVFLIHFVSSNLQIDVADKQKLLETDDLHTRAQLILDHLNNELQMLELKNKIQNKVRTDLDKQQRDYFLNQQMRTIQEELGGNAQEEEVKRYKLRATEKKWNKNVQDVFNKEIEKLQRLNPNAAEYGVITNYIEMLLELPWNEFTVDNFDLKNAKTTMDEDHFGLEKVKERLLEYLAVLKLKGDMKSPILCLVGPPGVGKTSLGQSLAKALGRKYVRMSLGGLHDESEIRGHRKTYIGAMPGRVVQSIKRVKSSNPVFILDEIDKVGTDFRGDPSSALLEVLDPEQNSTFYDNYLELEYDLSKVLFIATANNLNTIQPALRDRMEIIYVSGYSGEEKVQIANRHLVPKQRKEHGLKQKDVTLNDAALQKIIQDYTRESGVRDLDRQIASIMRRIAKSVVTKEKYNKAIKPADIEKILGPTKFDKDSIFEINPPGVVIGLAWTSVGGDVLYIESSLSTGKGTLQLTGNLGDVMKESASTALSYIRSHAEPLGIKPEVFETTNIHVHVPEGAIPKDGPSAGITMLTSLVSAFTGRRVKQYFAMTGEITLRGKVLPVGGIKEKVLAAKRMGIKEIIMCKTNKKDVLEINPEYIKGVKFHYVSTMMEVIEIALEKAAKGKNKG